Proteins encoded within one genomic window of Spirochaeta cellobiosiphila DSM 17781:
- a CDS encoding flotillin family protein encodes MKLEFIIAIPVIAFVSVIVIISILARLYRKATKELAFVRTGAGGEKVISNGGAFVFKMFHDVIDVNMKTVRLVVTRKEKQALITKDKIRVDVEAEFYVRVKQDRQAISIAAQTLGDRTQNQDALKTLIEGRFVDALRSVSAEMGLNELHEQRADFVQRVQNTVAADLEKNGLELESVSLTGLDQTNVEHFDENNAFDAQGLTKITKTIEENKKMQNDLRQISDVEIARRNLESEKDRLDIRKQESFARLQQEEEVANKEAEQSSRISLTQSEQKRIADEARILSEREVEEANIQKSRMIAEAEIKKEIAISERTKEKAIAEGQVKQTQINADREVREAEILKEKAVKEAQIASDIALAEKSQEHSKAESLKNTEYAKAVIAEEQVLTAREKEQAERVKQITLIQAQEKAERDAIEKKVAALATAEAAEKEAEAIRVLAEAQERQYEVDAEGLRKKTEAENAVSSDLIQLRIKLALIEALPQIIAESVKPIEHIDSLKVVDVKGLGGYTDNGGSSETASYGQGNGAQDLVNAALRYRAQSPLLDSLLSEIGIKGKSLEDLSGILKEQGIGITTKIDGSDPITSEE; translated from the coding sequence TATAATTGCCATACCAGTCATAGCTTTCGTATCTGTTATTGTAATTATATCAATACTAGCTCGTTTGTATCGCAAGGCAACAAAAGAATTAGCCTTTGTACGAACTGGTGCTGGTGGTGAAAAAGTTATCTCTAATGGTGGTGCTTTTGTCTTTAAGATGTTCCATGATGTCATTGACGTCAACATGAAGACTGTACGTCTTGTGGTGACTCGTAAAGAAAAGCAAGCTCTCATTACCAAAGATAAAATACGTGTAGATGTGGAAGCAGAATTCTATGTTCGGGTCAAACAGGATCGTCAAGCTATCTCTATAGCTGCTCAAACGTTGGGAGATCGAACACAGAATCAGGATGCTTTAAAGACATTGATTGAAGGTCGGTTTGTGGATGCCCTGCGTTCTGTATCGGCAGAAATGGGTTTGAATGAACTTCATGAACAAAGAGCTGACTTTGTACAGAGAGTACAAAACACAGTGGCTGCAGACCTTGAAAAGAACGGTTTGGAACTAGAGTCTGTTTCCTTAACAGGGTTAGATCAAACCAATGTAGAACATTTTGATGAGAATAATGCCTTCGATGCTCAGGGGTTAACAAAAATAACTAAGACTATTGAAGAAAATAAAAAGATGCAAAATGATCTTCGTCAGATATCTGATGTTGAGATTGCCAGAAGAAATCTGGAATCAGAAAAGGATAGACTGGATATTCGAAAACAGGAATCTTTCGCTCGACTTCAACAAGAGGAGGAAGTGGCGAACAAAGAGGCGGAACAGTCTTCTCGCATTTCTTTAACTCAGTCTGAACAAAAACGAATAGCCGATGAAGCACGTATTTTATCAGAAAGAGAAGTTGAAGAAGCTAATATCCAAAAGTCAAGAATGATTGCTGAAGCGGAAATCAAAAAAGAGATAGCCATTTCTGAAAGAACTAAAGAAAAAGCTATCGCTGAAGGTCAAGTAAAACAGACTCAGATCAATGCAGACAGAGAAGTGCGTGAGGCAGAAATTCTAAAAGAAAAGGCTGTTAAAGAAGCTCAAATCGCCAGTGATATTGCCTTAGCGGAAAAGTCTCAAGAACATTCCAAAGCAGAATCTCTCAAAAACACAGAATATGCCAAAGCTGTTATTGCTGAAGAACAGGTTCTAACTGCCAGAGAAAAAGAGCAGGCAGAACGTGTTAAGCAGATCACCTTGATCCAAGCTCAGGAAAAAGCTGAAAGGGATGCTATTGAAAAGAAAGTGGCAGCCTTAGCTACAGCGGAAGCAGCTGAGAAAGAAGCGGAAGCTATCCGAGTGTTGGCTGAAGCGCAAGAACGTCAATATGAAGTCGACGCTGAAGGTTTACGTAAGAAAACAGAAGCTGAGAATGCTGTATCTTCTGACCTGATTCAATTAAGAATCAAGTTAGCCCTAATAGAAGCCCTCCCCCAAATAATAGCAGAATCAGTTAAACCTATCGAACATATTGATAGTCTTAAAGTTGTAGATGTCAAAGGTCTTGGTGGTTATACCGATAACGGTGGCTCTAGTGAAACCGCATCATACGGACAAGGCAATGGTGCACAGGACTTAGTCAATGCCGCCTTACGATATAGAGCTCAAAGTCCTTTGTTGGATTCCTTACTCTCAGAAATTGGTATAAAAGGTAAATCTTTGGAAGATCTATCGGGAATACTAAAGGAACAGGGTATTGGAATTACGACAAAGATTGATGGTAGCGATCCTATCACCTCTGAAGAATAG